A section of the Clostridium omnivorum genome encodes:
- a CDS encoding Yip1 family protein produces the protein MENEIKVEKMPLGEKIKKFFVKPSELFAQYKETPKYGKLFLIIGIVYFIITIVGRLALGAISKEQLMESTQNAEAAQIAVNLTNSPVFTAIIAIFAVIGVYIVIYIASFVYYLLVKLFKGNIKYNQMVSIYSLSYIAVLIGSVIQLLYSLIAKKPSADAAAAATATDVLIKNLNLFGIWQMVLLVFGISEVSEISKKKAIIIVLIVWVLALGLGLLMLSLGNSLKSIAPTA, from the coding sequence ATGGAAAATGAAATAAAAGTAGAAAAGATGCCGCTGGGCGAAAAGATAAAAAAGTTTTTTGTTAAGCCATCAGAGTTATTTGCTCAGTATAAGGAAACACCTAAGTATGGAAAATTATTTTTAATAATTGGTATAGTATACTTTATAATAACTATAGTTGGAAGACTAGCGTTGGGGGCTATAAGTAAAGAACAATTGATGGAGAGTACTCAAAATGCTGAAGCAGCTCAAATTGCTGTAAACTTAACCAATTCACCTGTGTTTACGGCGATTATTGCCATATTTGCGGTAATAGGAGTATATATAGTAATTTATATAGCATCTTTTGTTTATTATTTATTAGTAAAACTTTTTAAAGGAAATATAAAATATAATCAGATGGTATCAATATATTCTCTTTCCTATATAGCCGTACTTATTGGAAGCGTAATACAGCTTTTATATTCGTTAATTGCTAAAAAGCCATCAGCAGATGCAGCAGCTGCAGCCACAGCTACAGACGTATTGATTAAAAACCTTAATCTTTTTGGAATATGGCAGATGGTACTATTAGTATTTGGAATATCTGAAGTTTCTGAGATTTCTAAGAAAAAGGCTATCATCATAGTTCTAATAGTTTGGGTACTAGCATTAGGATTAGGATTATTAATGCTTTCGCTAGGAAATTCTTTAAAATCAATCGCTCCAACAGCATAA